The nucleotide window CAATGGAATTATTAAGGGATTTAAACAAAGATACAATTGATTATCAAGACAACTATGATGGCGAAGAAAGAGAACCTGTCGTTTTGCCGGCACGATTCCCTAATCTATTAGTGAACGGAACAACTGGCATTGCCGTTGGGATGGCAACAAATATTCCGCCGCACCAGCTTGGCGAGGTCATTGATGGAGTTTTAGCTATTACCCATGACCCCGAGATTACAATTCCGGAGTTAATGGAAATTATTCCTGGCCCGGACTTCCCAACAGGAGGCCTAATCCTTGGCCGCAGTGGTATTCGCAAAGCATATGAAACAGGCAGAGGATCGATTACTCTTCGTGCAAAAGTAGTGATTGAACAAAAGTCAAATGGTAAAGAAGTCATTATTGTGAATGAACTGCCTTATCAAGTGAATAAGGCGAGATTAGTCGAAAAGATTGCTGAATTAGCCCGTGATAAGAAAATCGAGGGCATTACAGACCTAAGGGATGAGTCAGATCGTAAAGGAATGCGAATTGTTATTGAGGTTCGTAAAGATGCGAATGCCAATGTCCTTTTAAATAACTTATACAAACAAACCGCACTGCAAAGCAGCTTCGGAGTCAACACATTAGCACTTGTAAATGGCCATCCAAAGGTATTGAATCTAAAACAATGTCTAGTCCATTATTTAGATCATCAACAAGTAGTCATTCGCCGTAGAACAGAGTTTGAATTGCGGAAAGCGGAAGCACGCGCCCATATTTTAGAGGGCTTGCGAATTGCTCTTGATAATTTAGACGCTGTCATTACCCTTATTCGAAGCTCGCAGACCACAGACATTGCCCGCGAAGGCTTAATGACGCAGTTTAGCCTATCTGAGAAACAAGCACAAGCCATTCTTGATATGCGTTTGCAACGTTTAACAGGACTGGAAAGAGAGAAAATTGAGGATGAATTTCAAAACCTCATGAAGCTAATTGCAGAATTAAAGGCAATTTTAGCTGATGAAGAGAAAATCCTTGAGATTATCCGTGAAGAATTGCTAGAAATAAAAGAACGTTTTAATGATAAGCGCCGTACCGAAATCGTTACTGGCGGAATTGAAAATATCGAAGATGAAGACTTAATCCCTCGGGAGAATATTGTAATTTCTTTAACCCATAATGGGTACATTAAGCGTCTGCCAGTTTCCACTTACCGGGCACAACGCCGCGGCGGCCGTGGTATCCAAGGAATGGGGACTAATGAGGATGACTTCGTCGAACATTTAATCACGACATCGACGCATGATACGATTCTCTTCTTTACGAATAAAGGGAAGGTTTATCGTGCAAAGGGCTATGAAATCCCAGAATACAGCCGTACAGCGAAGGGAATCCCAATTATTAATCTTCTTGGAGTTGAAAAAGGGGAATGGGTTAACGCTATTATACCTGTTGAAGAATTTGTCGATGATTGGTACTTATTCTTTACAACCAAACAGGGTATTTCAAAACGTTCGCCGTTAACCTCGTTTGCTAATATTCGGAATAATGGTCTCATCGCGTTGAGTTTACGCGAGGATGATGAATTAATCTCAGTCCGTCTCACTGATGGCAGCAAGCATATGATTATTGGTACGAAAAAAGGTATGTTGATTCACTTCCCTGAGACCGATGTAAGGTCAATGGGACGAACAGCAACAGGGGTTAAAGGTATCACACTTGACCATGATGATGAAGTGGTCGGCATGGAAGTATTAGAAGAGGAAAGTGACGTTTTAATTGTAACGAAGAATGGCTATGGTAAACGCACACCTTCCTCCGAATATCGCATTCAGGGACGCGGCGGTAAAGGAATAAAGACATGCCATGTAACGGAGAAAAATGGAGACCTTGTTTCGATGAGAGCTGTCACTGGTGAGGAAGATTTAATGCTCATTACGACTGGTGGTGTTCTAATTCGGATTGATGTCGCCGGTATTTCAAAAATGGGCCGGAACACACAAGGTGTCAAACTGATTAGCATGAAAGAAAGCGAAAATGAATTTGTCGCAACTGTTGCAAAGGTTGAAAAAGAAGAAGAAGAAGAAGAAGTAATTAAGGAAAACGAAGTGATAGAAGGAGAAGAAATCAACGTAGATGGAACTCCAGATAGCAGCATTCCTGAGACCGAAGAATAATGACCAAGAAGAGGCATACCTGGTGTGCTTCTTCTTTTATTTTGATCACAAAAGGTTTTTAAGATAATTATAGTAGAAAAACAAAAAACGTGTTGACTTTAAATAGCATAGGTGATATATTTATTAAGTCGCTTACGAGTGACTGTGAAATTGTCCTTTGAAAACTAAACAAACAAAGATGTGTAAACAAACAATAAATGATTCATTTCTTTTATGAAATGAAGCCAACGTTTTATTTTATGAGCTAATCAACTTTCTTGGAGAGTTTGATCCTGGCTCAGGACGAACGCTGGCGGCGTGCCTAATACATGCAAGTTGAGCGAATCTTTGGGAGCTTGCTCCCATTGGTTAGCGGCGGACGGGTGAGTAACACGTGGGCAACCTGCCTGTAAGACTGGGATAACACCGGGAAACCGGTGCTAATACCGGATAATCCATTCCCTCTCATGAGGGAATGCTGAAAGACGGTTTCGGCTGTCACTTACAGATGGGCCCGCGGCGCATTAGCTAGTTGGTGAGGTAACGGCTCACCAAGGCGACGATGCGTAGCCGACCTGAGAGGGTGATCGGCCACACTGGGACTGAGACACGGCCCAGACTCCTACGGGAGGCAGCAGTAGGGAATCTTCCACAATGGACGAAAGTCTGATGGAGCAACGCCGCGTGAGCGATGAAGGCCTTCGGGTCGTAAAGCTCTGTTGTTAGGGAAGAACAAGTACCGGAGTAACTGCCGGTGCCTTGACGGTACCTAACCAGAAAGCCACGGCTAACTACGTGCCAGCAGCCGCGGTAATACGTAGGTGGCAAGCGTTGTCCGGAATTATTGGGCGTAAAGCGCGCGCAGGCGGTCCTTTAAGTCTGATGTGAAAGCCCACGGCTCAACCGTGGAGGGTCATTGGAAACTGGGGGACTTGAGTGCAGAAGAGGAAAGCGGAATTCCACGTGTAGCGGTGAAATGCGTAGAGATGTGGAGGAACACCAGTGGCGAAGGCGGCTTTCTGGTCTGTAACTGACGCTGAGGCGCGAAAGCGTGGGGAGCAAACAGGATTAGATACCCTGGTAGTCCACGCCGTAAACGATGAGTGCTAAGTGTTAGGGGGTTTCCGCCCCTTAGTGCTGCAGCTAACGCATTAAGCACTCCGCCTGGGGAGTACGGCCGCAAGGCTGAAACTCAAAGGAATTGACGGGGGCCCGCACAAGCGGTGGAGCATGTGGTTTAATTCGAAGCAACGCGAAGAACCTTACCAGGTCTTGACATCCTCTGACACTCCTAGAGATAGGACGTTCCCCTTCGGGGGACAGAGTGACAGGTGGTGCATGGTTGTCGTCAGCTCGTGTCGTGAGATGTTGGGTTAAGTCCCGCAACGAGCGCAACCCTTGATCTTAGTTGCCAGCATTTAGTTGGGCACTCTAAGGTGACTGCCGGTGACAAACCGGAGGAAGGTGGGGATGACGTCAAATCATCATGCCCCTTATGACCTGGGCTACACACGTGCTACAATGGATGGTACAAAGGGCTGCAAGACCGCGAGGTTTAGCCAATCCCATAAAACCATTCTCAGTTCGGATTGTAGGCTGCAACTCGCCTACATGAAGCCGGAATCGCTAGTAATCGCGGATCAGCATGCCGCGGTGAATACGTTCCCGGGCCTTGTACACACCGCCCGTCACACCACGAGAGTTTGTAACACCCGAAGTCGGTGGGGTAACCGCAAGGAGCCAGCCGCCTAAGGTGGGACAGATGATTGGGGTGAAGTCGTAACAAGGTAGCCGTATCGGAAGGTGCGGCTGGATCACCTCCTTTCTAAGGAATAGATCTGGACGTATGAGCCAGACAAAACAGGTTTGATACACGTTCTTTGTTTGCTTAGTTTTGAGAGTGCAATTCTCTCTATACTATTCGTTGTGGGGGCCTATAGCTCAGCTGGTTAGAGCGCACGCCTGATAAGCGTGAGGTCGATGGTTCGAGTCCATTTAGGCCCACCATTTCCATAACGGGGCTTTAGCTCAGCTGGGAGA belongs to Neobacillus sp. OS1-2 and includes:
- the gyrA gene encoding DNA gyrase subunit A encodes the protein MSETPNSQIKEINISQEMRSSFLDYAMSVIVSRALPDVRDGLKPVHRRILYAMHDLGIHADKPYKKSARIVGDVIGKYHPHGDSAVYETMVRMAQDFNYRYMLVDGHGNFGSVDGDSAAAMRYTESRMSKISMELLRDLNKDTIDYQDNYDGEEREPVVLPARFPNLLVNGTTGIAVGMATNIPPHQLGEVIDGVLAITHDPEITIPELMEIIPGPDFPTGGLILGRSGIRKAYETGRGSITLRAKVVIEQKSNGKEVIIVNELPYQVNKARLVEKIAELARDKKIEGITDLRDESDRKGMRIVIEVRKDANANVLLNNLYKQTALQSSFGVNTLALVNGHPKVLNLKQCLVHYLDHQQVVIRRRTEFELRKAEARAHILEGLRIALDNLDAVITLIRSSQTTDIAREGLMTQFSLSEKQAQAILDMRLQRLTGLEREKIEDEFQNLMKLIAELKAILADEEKILEIIREELLEIKERFNDKRRTEIVTGGIENIEDEDLIPRENIVISLTHNGYIKRLPVSTYRAQRRGGRGIQGMGTNEDDFVEHLITTSTHDTILFFTNKGKVYRAKGYEIPEYSRTAKGIPIINLLGVEKGEWVNAIIPVEEFVDDWYLFFTTKQGISKRSPLTSFANIRNNGLIALSLREDDELISVRLTDGSKHMIIGTKKGMLIHFPETDVRSMGRTATGVKGITLDHDDEVVGMEVLEEESDVLIVTKNGYGKRTPSSEYRIQGRGGKGIKTCHVTEKNGDLVSMRAVTGEEDLMLITTGGVLIRIDVAGISKMGRNTQGVKLISMKESENEFVATVAKVEKEEEEEEVIKENEVIEGEEINVDGTPDSSIPETEE